A segment of the Methylomonas paludis genome:
ATACCAACCATAATTGTAGAAAGTTTCATCATCGTAGGACTGCCCGGCGCCATTGACAAACAGATTGGCGCTTAAATCGAAATAGGCCACATGAGCAACAACCGGGCCGGCTGCTAGCGCCAATACCCCTATCATCAACAATCGCTTGAAATAATTCATAAGGAATTCCTGTAAGAAAAAATGCGGACAGGGTAAAAATCCATTTTACCCTGCTCCTATGGCCTAAAATTAAGCTTTAACTGCTTTTTTACGACCAAATACGCCCAAGCCGCCGATAGCTGACATGAACAGCCAGAATGCGCCTGGTACCGGCACCACACTGGTGGAGATAGAGGTCACATCATAAGCAACTGCAGAACCGGCAGCACCGCCACTGGCACCGATAACCAGGGTGTAGTAGCCGGCAACACCATCATTAGTGCCGGTACCATTCAGGGCATCAGTCAGAGCCCATTCAGCAGCGGTGATTTTCAGATCGTAATGCAATACATCGCTGGTGGTGGTTTGGGTGGCTGTCCACAATTCGGCAAAACCATTGGCACCACCGGTTCCCAGACTGGAACCCTGTACACCGTTGGCGCTAGGATCAAATGCTGCAGTACGGCTGGCTGTTGTGGAAGTATCTGCGCCACGATACAAGGCAACGCTTAACAATGCATTGGGATCGTTAAGGTTGTTATAAGTGGTATCACGTTTTATAGTGATATCGATATTATAATAGCCGTCCGGGGTCAATGAAGTCGACGGAGTAGTGCAGTTAAAAGTGGAGGTATTGGCACCGCAATCCGCATGAATCAAGCCGTAATCCAGACCACCAGAGGTACTGCCAACTTGCCAGGAGTTTCCGCCCACCGCCAGATATGGATGAGCATTGGGATCAGTAGTGGAACTGGTGGTAGCTGGTGCGTAAGGCGCCCAGGTATTGGCGGTATCGGTCAGCGCTGCTTTCCACAAACTGTTGGCATCCGTTGCTGTTGCACCGGTAAACTGGTGGCGAGTGGTGGTCGCAGCCAGGGTAGTATCATGATGACCGGAATACCAGTTGAACGGCAAAGCACCGACATAATCAGCCGGCAGACCACCAGTACCTGGAATCCAGTGGTTAGCCGCAGCGGTACCGCCACCCTGGCTGTAACCACCGAAGTTGGAAATACCGTCAGTATTGTTGACACTGGCGCCAATCCCTAGACCAGCACCAGTAATGTTATAAGTTTGATGGGCAGATACCTGACCCGCTGCCAGTAGCCCGGCTACCGCGGCTGAGAGTGCTATTTTTTTCATCATTTTAGTTTCCATTGTTTGTTAATTATTTTGATAAAGCGTGACAGCTGATATACCCCCAAATTTCTTCCCTGAACCCGCTAAATAATCGGTCGAGTTAACCTGTAATCTGTCTATCCATGCAGATTGCCCCTGGTTTGCCTGGTTAATCATTAACCCCGACTGATTTTTGCGGTTACCGGACAGATTTATTCTGACCGGGTTAAGCTTTTGCCATGCAGACCGCAGCATGGGCCTGAACATGAATTTAAAGAGTTGAAGCGTCCCTGCTTCCAGCCATCCCTGGCTGTTGTGATCAAGCTTGGCGGCAAACCGATCGACTTAAAAATCCTGATTACTGGCCCTGACGGCGTCGCATGCCTAACAAACCAACTATAGCGCTACCAAACAACCAGACGCTACCAGGCACGGGCACAGCGGCAGCTGCTGGTACTGAGTTGTAAGTCAATACCCCATGCAGATTGGACAGGTTATAGGTTCCGGCATTACCAAAAGCGGAACCCAAAGCACCTGCAGCAGCGATGGTGTAATTGCCGGCAGCCAACTGAATGGTTAAAGTTTCCAGGGTATCGGTCGCAGTGGTAGAAGTGCCGGTACCATTGGTATTAGCCAAAGCACTATGTTCCGAGGTGATGAACTGTAAATTACTCCAGTTACCCGCTGCATTACCGTCACCCCAATTGCCCAAGGCATTGAACTGGCCTAAATATGCGCTGGTATTGGTCAGGGTGTTACGATAGTCGGAAGCAATACCCTGAGCATCAGCTATACCAGGGTTATTTGGCGCAGAACCGTCCAACGGATCCTGGATTTTATGCGACAAACCCGAAGTTGGATTCAATGGATCGGTGGCGGCATCATGCGCCTGATAACTGGCAAGGCCTTTGTAAAGACTAAAGCCGTTGTCGATATAATCGCCTGCACCGTCATCCACGTTCCAGGTAATGGTCACCGTAGAGTCCTGAGTGACTCGAAAATTGAAGAAATCGACTTTATGGGTATCTTCCAGCAAACCAGTACCAGTACCTGAGGTATGAGAAGCAGTACCCCAGGTACCACCACCCCAGCCCCAATCGGTTACATCATTCACGCTTACGGTGTTTGAGTTATAGAACTGATTGCCTGTATAGGTTTGGCTAGTGGTATTGGCCGCCGCATTGCTGAAAGTGCCTACGCCGGTGTAAACTTGGTTACCGGCGTTCCAGAGTGCCGTGTTGTTTAGGGCCCGGTCTGAAGTTGTATTTAAACCCGACAAACCACTGACAGTTGGATTAGCACCATATTGACTGGTGGATGCCGTTTTACCGGCAGCGGTCAAATCGCTGATTTGCGCGCCCTGGTTTAAGTCATAATATTCGACATGCGCAGCAGCCTGCTGGCTATAGCCCAGCATCAGCAGCGTGCTTATCGTGGCGGTTTTCAGCATTCCGATTTTAGGATTGCCAAAAAGCGCCGGCTGTTGTTTATGTAACATACCGTTCTCCATTTATTTGAATTTGATCACTAAGTGTTTGCCTGACTACTCTAATCACAACTACTTCTGCTAGAGTTGATCTTTGCAGCAAACCATGTTGCGATACTAAGCCAAGACTTATTAAGCAGCAGCCGTGCCAAATTATTTATATTATTTTAAGTCAATATGTTAACGAATAATTTGCTTAAAAACCTACCAAATATAAGGCTTTTTTTAAACTAAACTGTGTTATTTGACATATTTTGAATACGGCATATCACTGGTTTTTGTTGCGACTCATCTGAGCTGAGTTTTTGGGTTTTAGGGGCAAGCAAGGCTAGCGGTTGACCAACATTACTTTATGACGGCAGCACCAGAGGATGTGCCGACTCTGAAGGCGCCGTATCCATCAAAATAAGATCGATTGACTACCAGGCACTGCAGAGTGAGTGCTATCGCATTCAGGCCGGGTCGTTACCGGAGCATGCTGAGGACTAAAGCGGCTTTAGATTTGGCCGTTCTATCAAACCAACTCACGCAGGCTCTTTGCTAAATGGTGAAAGTAGTGTTTTTATAGCCATGCTTTATAATAAGCCGGTGTGTTTTAATTTGAACTTGACC
Coding sequences within it:
- a CDS encoding PEP-CTERM sorting domain-containing protein (PEP-CTERM proteins occur, often in large numbers, in the proteomes of bacteria that also encode an exosortase, a predicted intramembrane cysteine proteinase. The presence of a PEP-CTERM domain at a protein's C-terminus predicts cleavage within the sorting domain, followed by covalent anchoring to some some component of the (usually Gram-negative) cell surface. Many PEP-CTERM proteins exhibit an unusual sequence composition that includes large numbers of potential glycosylation sites. Expression of one such protein has been shown restore the ability of a bacterium to form floc, a type of biofilm.), translated to MLHKQQPALFGNPKIGMLKTATISTLLMLGYSQQAAAHVEYYDLNQGAQISDLTAAGKTASTSQYGANPTVSGLSGLNTTSDRALNNTALWNAGNQVYTGVGTFSNAAANTTSQTYTGNQFYNSNTVSVNDVTDWGWGGGTWGTASHTSGTGTGLLEDTHKVDFFNFRVTQDSTVTITWNVDDGAGDYIDNGFSLYKGLASYQAHDAATDPLNPTSGLSHKIQDPLDGSAPNNPGIADAQGIASDYRNTLTNTSAYLGQFNALGNWGDGNAAGNWSNLQFITSEHSALANTNGTGTSTTATDTLETLTIQLAAGNYTIAAAGALGSAFGNAGTYNLSNLHGVLTYNSVPAAAAVPVPGSVWLFGSAIVGLLGMRRRQGQ
- a CDS encoding VPLPA-CTERM sorting domain-containing protein gives rise to the protein MMKKIALSAAVAGLLAAGQVSAHQTYNITGAGLGIGASVNNTDGISNFGGYSQGGGTAAANHWIPGTGGLPADYVGALPFNWYSGHHDTTLAATTTRHQFTGATATDANSLWKAALTDTANTWAPYAPATTSSTTDPNAHPYLAVGGNSWQVGSTSGGLDYGLIHADCGANTSTFNCTTPSTSLTPDGYYNIDITIKRDTTYNNLNDPNALLSVALYRGADTSTTASRTAAFDPSANGVQGSSLGTGGANGFAELWTATQTTTSDVLHYDLKITAAEWALTDALNGTGTNDGVAGYYTLVIGASGGAAGSAVAYDVTSISTSVVPVPGAFWLFMSAIGGLGVFGRKKAVKA